The following nucleotide sequence is from Gallus gallus isolate bGalGal1 chromosome 37, bGalGal1.mat.broiler.GRCg7b, whole genome shotgun sequence.
acagccagagaggccgGCACCAGCCCTGTGGCCtaaaaacacagacagagaaaCCGGCACCAGCCTCGGGGCCTGGAACTACAGCCACAGCTGGAGAGGCCACTACCAGCTttgggcctaaagccacagccacagccagacaaaCCAGCACGGaccctggggcctgaagccacaggctCAGCCTGAGAGACCGGCACCAGCTCTGGGGTCTAAAGCCACAAAAAAAGaggccagcactgagcccaggccctaaagccacagcctgagaggcTGACGCCGGCCATGGGGCTTAAAGCAAAAGCCACAGCCAGGCAGGCCAAAAAAGGCCCTGGGGACTAAAGGCACAGCTTGAAAGGCTTGAAACAGTGCaggggcttaaagccacagccaaacTTAGAGAGGCCAGCACCTGAAGCCCCAACCAGCAAGGCCAGCACCGGCCCAAGGGCCTGAagtcacagccagagaggcctACACCGgccccagggcctaaagccccagccccagtctgagaaaccagcaccagccccaagGCCTGAGGCCACAGCCACACAGGCTGCCATTGAtcccagggcctaaagccacagcccaaaaggccagcactggccccggggcctaaagccacagccagagaggctGGAACCAGGCcaagggcctaaagccacagccatggCACAAGAGGCCAACACCAGCTTTGAATATAAAtccacagcccaagaggcctATACCAGCCCGAGGCCTGAAGGTACAGCCACAGCCCGAGGGGGCTACATCGGCCCTGAAGCCTAACGCCACAGCCAGACAAGCCTGCACCAGCCCCGGGACATTCAGGCGTGCATTGCTATTGGTTTCTAGTGATTcctctgggactccattgaccaGTATGAAGCCCTAttggtcttttctgtttttttttgggctgcacaagagtcgTCTTCACTTCTCTattcctgttcttcagataaccccattgggtgaccctaagatgtggagctgggaggcGTCCATTTCCTTCGCTTATGATGAAAGCACCGAGGCGATGCGGGCACTCGCTGAGGTCACAAccactgctggggtgggagcgtttgtgccacagctggtgagcagagctggagttctggtgagcgtgctgcacgcagagactgagctctgggccttctgtggaacagatcaccctgtgagagcccGACGGAAGCACCGCGTGTGCACTCGTCGGTACTTTCTGCAGGATTCCTGTCCCAAAGGAGATTCCGGGATAGAGGCGGTCTTAGGAAGAGGGAAGCCAGCTCTTTCCAAGGGCCGGGGAAGTTCCTGCAGAGAGAGCCTCTGgaacttcagcttcctctgagccttcagcagCCATGTCTCAGCAAGGAGACGACCGCGGTTCCAATTGCTGCCGTGTGAGTGGCAAGGTATGGCTGGGCCTCTTCTGCTTGGTGCTTCCGTTTCCTTGTTTTCAAGGGGAAGGGACGGAGCAGGGGGAGCCCTGCTGGTCCTTGGTGACCTCAGGAACCGGTTGGATTCAgcgctcactgctgacagcctgggctAACAACGTGGACGTGGCTCAGGCTGTCTTTTCCCATAGTGATAAtcagtgtctcagcactctgatatcCCATCTGTGGCACGATCTGGAACCTCTCTGCAAACCTTGGCTGCCCGTTCCCACCACcgtttctccctttctctcttcagaagtggCGCGGTGCGGTTCCCCgcggttgggagcagcagccagcaggctgccagagatccAACCGCGCCTTGCAGCGCACAGAGGGACGCAACAGGGACGGACGGTCCTTCCTGCCATACAGAAGTGAGTTTCTTCAGCCCTCTGTCGCAAAGTGTGGaggaatgaattttgagtattcCTTCTGAGCGGGTGCAGTGCTGTAGGGGATGTCAAGTAAGCATCCatttggagtgcaggaaggagcagtgcaaaGTGAACTATCAATCCgtttgtgtttgggctgtcaaagtagcatctttctgtttcctggggGGACGTGGGCTTACTGCATGATATCTCTGCTGCCGCCTGCTGGTGCCTGTGAAATCAACGTTGTGGATTTTCTACAATGTTTCTGTAGGGATGGATCCTGCGCgtccatggagtggtgctgggcaagGGGGGAAACGGAAAGCCTCCGCAGGTAAGAAGCTCATGTGAGCTGTGCTATGGGTATGCGCCTCTAAATAGGGCTGCATGAAGGGCAGTGTGTGcgatggaggggagaggaaagggcacTGCACATCCGTGCTGGGAACCCAACGTTCACCCAAGATCCTAAGATCCCTTACCGTGAGCACTCGAGACATCCTAGCATGATGGCCCATTCTGCAGACCGCAAGGACTGCAAGGACTCTCTTTCAATGTtgttgcttctcctttcccGATTATCACAGAGAGAGGTGCCGAGCCCAACGGAAAGATCTACGCAAAAGCGGTGCAGGAAGTCCTTCTGGAGagagctcatctccaggctggaggGCTTCCTACAACAGCAGGTCCCAACACAGGGGGAAGACCTTCCCCTGCCGTGTGCCCCCGCTCTGTCTCCAAGTCCTTGGCTGGATGTAAACGCAAAGGCTTGGAAGAAGCGAAGCCAACAGCAGCGCAGCTGCCTGCTAACAAAAGAGTGAGGGGGCCGAGCGGAGACAGcgtgccagctccagcagcacaccctgggcctgctgcagcgCGGAGCTCCAAGCTAAGAggtgagaaggtgctgtgggACCCACCCTGGTGAGCTGCTGCCCTTTTCAAGCACACTGAGTTTGCTCAGGGTtcgctttgctttttccttctctgtggaggGGACAAGAGTGGACGGCTACAAAgtccaaaggcagtgaggtgccagAACACGTAACCCCGTCTCCTTCCATTAACTCCATGGTGGTCTTCTGCACATCCCcctggaaatgtcattcactGGGAAACTTCCTAGTCCcgtttcctctgtttttttgctgccttctgcctgtaCGGCACCCCTGTTtctgcagttgtgctgctgaCAAAATGCATTCATGTTTATTCTTGCTTTCTAGCGAGAAGACgccaagagaaagagaggagaggggaatcgatgaaggctgccctcagagctgccgCTGCACGTGCAGAGGTGAGTCCTTGGTGAAGGCAGACACGGCTCTGGTTGTTCTCAGGGCCTCTGTCTGtcagacatgaaagaaagagactgtaaaatCCCGAGGGAAGAGGTGTCCTGTTTGTACCCTCGCTCCGTTTCTTTCCAGGCCTCCGCAGTGAACAGCcttgtggagatgatgcagaagctgcagctgaaggactgagaggagGAGCGTCAGCAGGCAGCGGCTGCAGTGCGCGGCGTTACAGGGCAGCGCTGCGAGTGCTGCCCACCTCAGCACTCCAACTTCAGATGGAGTCAATAAATACCAGACACAATGAGAGATTCACACAGAGCGCACGGCCTCATTTGTCCAGCGGCActcggagagctgctgcaccacctcctcGTTATTGGTCTCGCAGCGCTCACTCAGAACTCCCACAGCTCCGTCAGCAAATGCTGCCATCCAGTGATACAGCGGAGGCAGCAGTCCTTTGCACTGCCCACAAAcagactgtctgcaaagcacgtGCAGAGAGCTGTGAGGAACAAAGCCTGGCCACGAGCGTGCTAACTTGGAGAGCAACGCTGTGCAGATGGCTgagtttcccagggcagcactgagtgttTTTGGCTTTGATGACGAGTGTATAATGAGCAAAGTTCATCAAAAGGACGGCGTTTTCTCAGAAAGTGACAGGCTGTTggtccagagcagcatctctgcagcttaggACCGCCAGGCCGCCATCCTGGCACTGTTCTGCTTACAGACAGCACTCCAGGTTCTCCTGGTGTGGCACACAGAGGGCGTCCCTCTGccgtgcagccctccccagtgcctgcctgcctgtcactgctccggctgggatggagctgtttcctttgcagtgcctgctaTGGCGctgtgtcctggttctgtcagcGCTCCGTGCCGTTCTGCAGGCTGTTGTGCAGAGCGCAGTGCTGCGGAGCTGTGCTTCCcggccctgtgctctccagcactctGGCGGGACTTCCGCCGCTCCCAGATATCTCCCGTTCCCAGGAGCCTCCACTGCCCCCTTGCACGCGCATCTGTGTGTACGGATGTGTGCAGAACCATACACCCACGTGCAAAGACTTCTCCGCACACACACCTGTGCATTCACACACACGTGCAAGTGCATccttgcacagccctgtgtgcgCACTCAATTCGTGTGCACGCAAGTGTGTGCAAAACCCAACAGCCTTGTGCAAAGACCTTGATGCACGCATTCGTGttcatgcatacacacacatgcgTGCACACCATCCTTCTGCACACCCACGTGCATAAAGACACAAGCGCAGCTCTAGCCTTGCACACAGCCATCTGCACGCACACACGTGCAAAACTTTCACCCACAGACACCGTGCACACGCCCACGTGCAGTGCACACTCATGCTCAGCACCATCTTTGCACACCCCCCCGTATGCACACatacctgcactcacagctcgaGGACAAAATGCCGCTCACGTGGCACAGCCAACACGCAGGCAGTTGGTAATGTCAGGAGGAAAGGTGCCCCGTTACGCTCattcattctcctctctttaaTGCAGGCATTGGGGCAAAGCTGGAGCCCCATCCTGAGATGTGGATTGCTGCGGGGTTCCTCATCAGTgggctatgggggtcctgggatggtgatgggggtCCTGTCAGGGACTGTGGGAGTCAGAGAACACAGGAGGGGTCTGAGGCATAAAGGGAGGTCTGAGCCTCCCTCAAATCGGAGGGATCCTTGAAGAACcgtgggggacgtggggtgctgctggggactgtggggctctgcGAGGTCCCAGGTTGGCGGTGGGGGAGGTGTACCAGGTCAGAGAAAGTACTTGAGGAGCTATGTGGGTCTGTGGGAGAGGTTGTGGGGGATATAGAATGGATATGacaacacagcctgcaggagcagaatgctgttcagGAGAAGACAAGATGTGGGCTGCAAGAGGGACGCGGGagtatggggtgctatgggaggatgtggggagcagtttgaggtaaaaaaaaaaaaaaagggggggaagggggcagCGGTGTAGGAGgggtttcatttcttcctgagaggggacTGGGGGTCCATGCAGCCCAAAGGTGGGGCCCTGAGCCGTAACCCCACATGAGCCTTAAGCCAAGATGATCTCATCACCCTGTATGTGCATGACACCATGGCTATacgtgacccacagccctgggtgaACCACACCCCCACAAGACCCTGTGACTCCCTGACCCTTCCTGCCCCCAACACGCTGCGACCCGATGCCATGTGGCCCCAGAACTCTGggatccctgcccccacctcatCCCAACCAACCCAACTCAACCAACCCAACGGGAGCAGAAGGAACTCACTGAGGAGAGTGAAGTAACgccacagcaatcaggaaggagctttgctgctgcacgaAGGGCTGTGCCTGATGGAATATCAGGGATGAGAGCGTTTCTTGCACACCCTGCACGCACGTGGGGGGATGTGCTAGGACGTGGGGAAGACTTACGGGGTGGTGGGGCAGTTAAAGGACACCTATGGGAGGGCTACAGGGGCACTTTGGGGCAGCTATGAAGCAGAGCAACACCTAGGAGCTGCCTTGACCCAACACACAGCTTgtggtggaactgctgctggccatgggcCATGGGCAGTGATGGCGCTGCTCTaggatggctctggggctgctatGGTTCATACTCATGGAATCTCTTCCTTAGCCCTCCACTAACCCCTGCACCCCCATCTTACCCCCCAAGATGAGGGTCAGGGGCAGATACAGAGCGCTATTCTACAgcggccccagagccaccctaGAGTACTTCCTGACCTAGCCAGTAACAGACCCATCACTGCCCTCAGCCTCATATGGGCTTACGGTGCTCACACGGTTATGGGTCATGGGGAGCCTTGGGCTCATGCAGAGTTATATGGGGCTCTGGGCTCACGTGGGGTTATGGATCAGGGCTCCACCTTTGGGCCAAAGGGAaccccaatcccctcccaggAAGAAATCAACCAGTGCACTCCAACACCACCGCACATCCTCCATTCTCACCCCAAACCGCTCCCCACGTGCCCCCACAACCCCTACGTTCCTGGACCCACAGTGCCCCTCACATCCctttcacccacagctgtgccctgcacctgctccagccccgcattcctctcctgcagcagccacccctgccccagcaccctaTGGCTGTACAAGAGcttgatggggatggggttgagGAGGGCCCTcaggtgggctatggggttccTGGGATGGTGACAGGGGTGCTGCTGTCAGGGACCGTGGGAATCGATGAGATCCCGGGGTTGGGGTCTTGGAGGTGGGAAAGGAGGTCTGAGGGAGGAAATAGAGGAAATACGGGGGTTCTGTGGTAGCCCAGTGGGTTACatggggtgatgctggggactgtggggctccGTGTGCGTATGGGCCAGCTACGGGGGGGGCGTACCGGGTCTGAGGAGGTCCTAGAGGGTGTATGGTGCTCTGTGGGGGGCTACAGGGCGTCTCTAGGGGTCTTGCTGGGGAAACACTGGGGTGGATATTGGGGCTTTGAGGGAATGATGGGTGGGCTGTCatgggaaagcaaagagcaacCTTGGGGAAAGCAAGGGACAACCAGGAGGATGGATGGGAATCCTACAGGAATGCAAGGGGAATCCAGGCTGAGGCAAGGGGACAGCTAGGGGAAGAACAGGGGGACGTCCCAGCAACTGACTTCTTCTTTCACAGCCACATCTTCTACTTCCCAactcagctgcaaagctgccagacgagctgcagtaccgctgcccggctcctgcctgggtcagaaagagctgcacgtTAACGGGGTGCAATTGACATTCAAAAGCCAACTCCATCACGGCAGTCACACAGCCATCCCCTTCAGTATCTCTTACAGGCAGACGGCCATGCCCTTGCACAGGAACCGTTCCTACGGAGTGAGGGAAGTCCGTCACTGCCTTAGGACGTGAGTAATAGGGGAAGGGCCCCAAACCATTCAGAACATGCTTCAGAACATGCTATCAAACCACCGACTTTGGCAGCTAAACACACCTTCTCCGTCAAGAATTAGCAAGACCAATTAATGCCCCACATTCCCCTATATTCCACTCACACCTACCTACTGCTCCATACCTCCTGtaaccccccacagcccccaagagccacccctacagccccccacggccccacatTACCCTACagccccctcagctcccacatccccaccacatctcccccactgcccctacacccacagaccacctcagccccggggggcaccgggagcagcgctggaggctcgggggggcccggcccggaTGCGGGCAGCAGCGCTGCGGCGGTGGGGGCCCCGAGTCCTTCAGCCGTCCCAAATCCCCGCATCCCACGGCCGAGCGGAGGGGAGGGGtgcggaggggaggggagcggaggggacGGCGGGGGGATTCGGGCCGCGCTCGGTTTCTCTCCCCGGCATGGagccgttctcccgcacacctccggcgccgctgtcctcagcaccgcTCCCGTCCTGCCGCGCTTCCGTCTCGGTGCTGCCCGCATCCGGGGAGATGCCACCGGGGGCgggacggagctgccgctgaccattGAGGGGCCAGCGAGGTCGagacggagctgccgctgaccaatgagatgCCGGACGGAACGGGATGGACCTGCCGCTGACCACTCAGAGGCCACCGGGGGCGGGATGGAAATGCCGCTGACCAATCAGAGGCCGGCAGGGGCCGGCGCCGTGCTGGGAGCGCAGCGGAAACCCCGAAagcagcggcagcggcgggAAGGGGCTCCAAGGAGCAAAGAAGTTCCTTACTGTGAGGCTGCCATGGCAGACGTTTTCTTTGGAATATACAAGTGGTGTTCCAGGTATCCTGTGAGGTCTTCAACAGTCACATCATCGACATAGGTGGGAGCCTCCTCAGAATAGGATGTGGGAGAAGTCCACGAGGCTGTTTCACAGAGGGGTCTGTTAAGCGTGGATAAGGAGAAACAAGCTGAGGTTTGGCTGTTGTGTGAGTCAGAGTGGAAGGATGAGGGCAGAGCGAGGCAGTTCTCCTGTGACAGAGCGCAGTGTCTCCTGGTGGAGGCAGAAATCCCCACCGTGCTCAGTGCTGTTCCCTGCCAGCACGTCAGCCCACATCCCCTGCTGGGGACAGCGTGCTGCCAGCATATGCCGGGTCACCTGCTGTCCGTGGGGACCGGGTAACggcacagagcagtgtgagGACTGCAGCCCCGCTTAGCAGTGTGCCCCGtggatgtggggctgccccatggctgtggcCGCTGCAGTGAGGGCTCCTCCGTGGGGCTGCGgtgtgtgcctgcctgcctgccatccCAGGGTGGGCcgggagaggagagcagctgagctggcatGGTGCCTGCGCCTGGGGAGCTATTTGGAGATGCGTTTGATGTCTCTGCCGCAAGGGTGATGGATGCTGGGGCGAACGTCGTGATGGCACAGCCAAcgctctgtgctgggctttgaAGTCTCCCGAGCGGAGCATCCCAGCTCGCAGATTTGGGAAGACATGGACTACGGGGCAGGAGATGCTACTTGCCAAGGCGGCTCCGTGaggagcagcctcagagctcAACATCCCAGCTGCACCCTGCTCCAGGAGGACGCAGGAGTTCCCCGTCAGCTGTCCCTTCCTCCGCATCTCTGTCACTGTGTCCCCGGTGTGCAGAGCCCGGTGAGATGCCGCCACGCACCGTGGGCTCCTGAAgccatggagcagcacagacccaAGGAGGAGGACGAGCAGGCTGAGGTGATGCTGCCCGTTGCttgcagtgggtgctgcagctTGCCTGGAGGAAGCCCCCACAATAACTCAGGTATGTCCTTGTCTTGGGGCTGCGCTCTGGCTTTTCTGGGCAAGTCTTGAGCAGGAGAAAGGCTTTGCTTTGGGCAGGATTTCAGGCACTTGCTGTGCTCCGGGGAGTGTTGGCAGTAAGGAGAGTTCTGTGGGGCATTTTGTCCCCCTTTTCCCTGCTGGAGCCCCACATTGCGCCACTTCACACTTCAAAGTTCTGGGGGAATtattcattaattatttaatagCTGACCAATGactcttttttccttgtaaagcCAGGTTTCATCTGTAAGATTGTCCCTCGGAGGGGAGGAggatgctgggagcagagcccaccGAGGGGCTCCCGTATCTCCCTGCGGCCCCCCaatcccttccagcagcaggacctTGGAGCGGGGTGGCAGGGGCTGAGGGCTCCTGGGGTGCCCCAAGGAGGGCTCctggggctgtcagcagcacaagAATGAGATCATCCCTGTGGCAGCCCCAGGAACATGGGCGGGTGGGATCGGCGCGGTGGCCCTGCTGCATCGGGCGCCTGCGGGTCCTTTGTGCGCAGAGCAGATGGGGACATCCCTGCTCGCTGTGGGGCTCCACGGAGCCTCATGTTGGGATGGCTGTGTGTCCCCCAGGACCCCctggcagctcacagcccacCTACAGGAGAGCTGGGGGGAACTTGTTACAAGGGCAGGTAGCGACTGGACGAGGGGAAACGGCTTTGAAGTGGGAGAGTGTAGGTTGAGAGCAGCGACTGGGAAGAGATTCCTGGACAGGTTCCCCAGCGAGTTTGTgactgtcccctccctggaggccttcagggccaggctggatggggctgtgagcagcctggtctcgagggaggtgtccctacctgcagcagggggttggaacgagatgatctcAGAGGCCCCTTCCGAAACAAACCATTCTGTCAGTCTATGAGACTATATACAGTTTTTATTCgagttacaaaaataaactgtattacTATGTGACTGAATAAGGCTTTCAGTTAAGTATACATCATTTCAGCCACAGGAGTCTATGCAACTATGTACAGTTTTTCTCTTAATTACAAAACTAAACTGTACTGTGTAATAAAACATTTGATGAAACAGAACATTACAAATATGGCACAAACGAGCCATTTAAATTTCTGATAACGCTTAGAATTGTgactgtttttgctgtttggttATGAATACATCATTTCTGCCATGGCAGACATTTTCTTTGGTATATGCAGATGGTGTTCCAGGTACCCTGCCAGGTCTTCCACAGTCACGTCACTGACATAAGCGTGAGCCTCCACAGAACGGGATGCGggagggctgcacagggctgtttcACAGATGGATCTGTGAAGCGTggataaggaaaggaaaagtgaggTTTGGCTGTTGTGTGAGTCAGAGTGAGACGATGAGGGCAGAGCGAGGCAGTTCTCCCGTGACTTCCCCACAGGCCCCGCAGCGGTGGTTCAGCAGAGGTTCAGCTGTGGCTCTTCTGCCATGGCTGGCCTCAAAGTGAGGACTGTGTCTGTCCTCTGTGCCGTGTTCTGCTGTAGCACAAACACTGGAACGGACGTGAGTCTTTGGTGTGTGTGACcgggttttgtgttttgtgccGCAGTGCGTAAACGTGGGAGGATACAGGACAGGAGACCTGGAACGTCCGTGCCGTGAGAGACCGGCCGGTCCTCCTGCAGTCCTCTCACACCTGCAGGGTCAGAACAGGTGAACAGGTAGGTAAATACGGGACCTGTGCCGTTGCTCACGCAGCTCTGTGGCGTGGCTCATGGCACCTAACGTGGgtgttgctcttttctttttgcttccaaGACTGAGACGGCTGTTGGTGTGCAGTCCCTGACAGGAGCAGCGGAAGAGCCTTAAGGAAGCGGGGCTCTCCCAGAAGAGAGAGGCAcgcaaacactgctgctgtaaagGTACTTCCCCGCAGTTCTTCCGTGTTTAAGGGACTGGGCTTTACTGGAGGTGCTTTGTCTTGGCCACTGCCACTCCAAAccgagctgcagtgcagaagctGGCTATCAGAGCTACTGGCAGCATCGCACTGAATATCCAGGTAGTTCACAGCAGCAAtgaaggggggaggaggaggtaaaGGAGAGAGGGCCGCGTTACAGCGGTGCCTCAGCGCACGGCGTCAGCATCCCGATTCGGCCCCGCAGCTTCAGGTGATGGGCTGCGACAATTGCGtgtgcagccctgagctcctctgcactcAGCGGTGAGAAACGGGACCCGCCAGAGATCTGTCAGAGCGCTCCGTCTCTGCTGAGCGCGGTACCGACAGCCGCGCACCGCTCCGCGCCACTCACCGCGCCGCGTCCACCCGCAGCTCCTGGAGGGCCGTCCGCAGGCTGCGCTCCTCCTCGTCCTCGTCGTCGTcgttgtgctgctgctgctgctgctcctcctcgtCCTCGTGCCGCCTGTTTGCAAGCCAAGGACACGTGAAAGGAACGTCAGCGGGACTGAGGCGGAGCTGCACCCACCCTGTGGTGGGCGACCCAATAAAAGCCAACAGTTTCGTAAGCGTGATTCCTCGCTCCTCTCTCAGCGGGTATTTTTTCGCCAAAGAGGtgttgctgagcagcaggatcCGTTCCTGAGGCAGCACGAACGAGCGGTGCCAAAGCTCGCCACTGCGCCCGGGAGTGCCCCGTAGCAGCACGGCAGGCTGCATGAGCTCGGGAGCCCCTGAGGCGGAGAACAGCAACGCTCGGGGCCTGCAGGCACGGCAGGGCAGCGCGGGAAGGAGCCGCTCGGTGCCCCGCGGGGTGACCGCACCGCAGCAGTGCGCGGAGCCGCCGCTTTGGGCAGATCGCCCCGCGGCTTCGTGCTGCCGCTGCGGAGGTTGGCCGGGAGACGGCACGAAAGGAGCGCCGaagcgctgcgctgcgctgcgctgcgctgccgCGTCTGCCCGGCACCGGCACCGGCACCGGCACTGAAGGGACGGCCCTTCGGAAgcgctgctcagagcagggcgCCTTTCCGCCCAACGCCGTTAAAGGCTCCCAAGAAGGGGAAACGAGGAAAGGCTCCCAAGAAGGGGACGCGAGCGCGTACCGACAGCCGCGCACCGCTCCGCGCCACTCACCGCGCCGCGTCCAGCCGCAGCTTCTTGAGGGCCGTCCGCAGGCTCCGCTCGTCCTCGTcctcgtcgtcgtcgtcgtcgtcgtgCCGGTCCTCGTCGTGCCGCCGCTCGTCCTCCGCTGCCGGCTCCACGGGCGGACGGTCAGCGCGGTGCCAGGCGCTCCCGGCTGCAACGCACCGAGCGGGGCCGGCCGTTAGCGGCGATCGCACGGCCCGCAcacgggcggcgcggggcccggGGCTCGCCGTCCCCGCACGGCCGTCCCCGCACGGCCCCGAGCTGCCCGAGCTGCCCGAGGCGCGGGGAGGAGCCGCCCGCAGCCAATGGCCGCCGCGCAGCCTCGCTCCGGCCCGGGGGGCGCCGAGCACAGCGGGAAGCGGTGCGAGCGCCGCTCGGGAGGAGCGCGCATGcgtggggccgggccggggccgcttCCGGCTGAGGGCCTGCATCCGGGCGGCGCCGGGCTGCGGTGAGGCGGAGAGCGGCGTGCGGTGAGCGCGGTGAGGCGGAGAGCCGTGAGCGTCCGTTGGGCTCCGTCGGCGTCGCCGTCGCCGTCGGCGTCGCCGTCGGCGTTCCCGTCGGCGCTGCGGGTTCGGGCCGGGGCGCGCGGGGGTCCGCGAGGGGTCGGGCGGGACGGCGCTGTGCCTCGAGGCGCGGCCTGGTGCTGGGGCCGCtgcggggcggccgggccgggccgggccgggccgttctgttctgttctttgctgttccttgctgtgctgagctgtgccggACGGGGCCGTGAGGCCGCGGCTGCCGTTGTGGCCCCGCCAtggcgctgcgctgcgctgcggcattccctgtgtgtgtgtgagctgcGCGTCGTTTGGCGGTGtcgctgtgtgtgtggggaaagGCGGTCCGTAACGCAGAGGTCGCGGAGTGCTTTGGCGGCTGCGGCGCGGTTTGCGATCCGTTCGCGCTGCCGTTGCGGTCGTGAAGCGAAGGAGAGGGTCCGGGTGGGGATCGGGAAAGGGTTGTTGGCTGCGGGGCGGTGGGCGTGGGCCAAAGTGCCCAGGGCAGCggtgacagccctgagctgccggAGCCGA
It contains:
- the LOC121108158 gene encoding uncharacterized protein LOC121108158 isoform X1; this encodes MSQQGDDRGSNCCRVSGKKWRGAVPRGWEQQPAGCQRSNRALQRTEGRNRDGRSFLPYRRMDPARPWSGAGQGGKRKASAERGAEPNGKIYAKAVQEVLLERAHLQAGGLPTTAGPNTGGRPSPAVCPRSVSKSLAGCKRKGLEEAKPTAAQLPANKRVRGPSGDSVPAPAAHPGPAAARSSKLRARRRQEKERRGESMKAALRAAAARAEASAVNSLVEMMQKLQLKD